A window of the Candidatus Omnitrophota bacterium genome harbors these coding sequences:
- a CDS encoding PilZ domain-containing protein: MTKIRKSERREHPRLSHRLPINLAVNGYDFTTDTQNVSCVGAYCHINKYIPPFTKVAIKLTLPVSTGKGSKSYSVECKGVLVRTEDNSTGGFNIAIFFNEIKEAQKKKISQYINQFIPSN; the protein is encoded by the coding sequence ATGACAAAGATAAGAAAATCAGAACGAAGGGAACATCCTCGTTTATCGCACCGCTTGCCGATTAATCTAGCGGTTAATGGCTATGATTTTACAACTGACACTCAAAATGTCAGCTGTGTAGGCGCATATTGCCATATTAATAAATATATTCCTCCATTTACTAAAGTGGCTATTAAACTAACGCTCCCAGTCTCAACTGGTAAAGGCAGTAAGAGCTATTCGGTTGAATGCAAAGGTGTTTTAGTAAGAACCGAGGATAACTCAACCGGCGGATTTAACATAGCAATATTTTTTAACGAAATAAAAGAAGCACAAAAAAAGAAGATTTCGCAGTATATCAATCAATTCATTCCAAGTAATTAA